The following proteins are co-located in the Perca fluviatilis chromosome 22, GENO_Pfluv_1.0, whole genome shotgun sequence genome:
- the cip2a gene encoding protein CIP2A: MDMATSLKSLLLAVQQYRDGRTAQNAAQLQKQVEEVSGLKCDQLLSSGQVLPRECVGGLVELAGNPNTSQTLTSSIISLLAKLACDDDSREILNSSYNLTSTLASVIHCHSATAGEPLVLQCLQVLQKLTYNTRVFQSTNYIHELIAFLMTNIQSQNEDIIMPCLGLMANLCRDNHSVQSHIKSLDNVKRFYRTLINFLAHNSLTVVIFTLSILASLTLNEKVGEKLFDAKNIHQTFQLVFNIIVNGNGTQTRKYSVDLLVDLLKNPKIADHLTKYQHFSACVSQVLGLLQSKDPDSAGKVLELLLAMCSVSGLRSLLCEVVFRPAAPKLRAASRRQGPGLDGGRKTESGLALVQWLSSPVDGAESCSLQALQLLNELLEEALGAESVSECVLSFIEMLLPVLLGLLRGLNPSQGDAHIRKHCHRITHVTSLLLILCAEDSTRCLVSRQVSAQLCLSQVESLLTCCHSNSPLICHPPGSDNDLSQVCAEALLTTLELMSKLRQQVKDMETSFYRMLQDQRIVTPLSLALTSQHRERVQTGLSLLFEATPLPDFPSLVLGESMAANNAYRQREAELSVKRVAVQEVPPFSILDCSSGSSRSVHSLVDKIQNGLELQEQVKDSHVSEIIDVYEQKLSAFASKESRLQDLLDAKALALSQADRLIAQYRFQRAQAEAEACKLGCLLKEAERRREDLQGELSSQVLEVERSKADMEELLQHNARLQQDSEEHQALKGVYNSLLNRFNESERLLKELQTAHISLTKQNDTLRKNHEALQLQHEKMASVLEEREEEIRSLRSDLQQKNSDIAGLRGELRAEEEKVKKKDQEKRELEETVDVLRKELNKTEQARKDASIKASSLELQKSQLETKLKQKEDELNKHSSMIAMIHSLSSGKLKSDVNLSL, from the exons ATGGACATGGCTACGTCTTTGAAGTCTCTGTTGCTGGCTGTCCAGCAGTACAGAGACGGCAGGACAGCGCAAAACGCAGCGCAGCTACAGAAACAAGTGGAG gagGTCTCGGGCCTTAAATGTGACCAGCTGCTGTCCTCAGGCCAGGTTCTGCCCCGGGAGTGTGTGGGTGGGCTGGTGGAGCTGGCTGGAAACCCAAACACCAGCCAGACCCTGACGAGCTCCATCATCTCCCTGCTGGCAAAACTGG CCTGTGATGATGACAGTCGGGAGATTCTTAACAGCAGCTACAACCTCACCAGCACCCTGGCGTCTGTCATCCATTGCCACAGCGCCACAGCAGGAGAGCCCCTGGTACTGCAG TGTTTGCAGGTGCTGCAGAAACTGACCTACAACACTCGCGTCTTCCAGTCTACAAACTACATCCATGAGCTCATTGCTTTTCTCATGACCAATAT CCAGTCTCAAAATGAGGACATCATCATGCCGTGCCTCGGCCTCATGGCCAACTTGTGTCGAGACAACCACTCAGTGCAGAGCCACATCAAGTCTCTG GACAACGTGAAGCGATTCTACCGTACTCTGATTAACTTCCTGGCTCACAACAGTCTGACTGTGGTGATCTTCACGTTGTCCATCCTGGCCAGCCTCACTCTGAATGAGAAGGTTGGAGAGAAG CTCTTTGATGCTAAGAACATCCACCAGACTTTCCAGCTTGTGTTCAACATCATTGTGAACGGCAACGGCACTCAGACAAGAAAATACTCCGTTGACCTTTTGGTTGACTTGTTGAAGAACCCCAAGATAGCAGATCACCTCACAAA GTATCAGCACTTCTCAGCATGCGTGTCTCAAGTTTTAGGCCTTCTGCAATCAAAAGACCCCGACTCTGCAGGAAAG GTGTTGGAGCTTCTCCTGGCCATGTGCAGCGTCTCAGGGCTGCGTTCGCTGCTGTGCGAGGTGGTTTTCAGACCAGCGGCACCCAAACTCCGAGCAGCAAGCCGCAGGCAGGGGCCCGGACTGGACGGCGGACGCAAAACCGAGTCCGGGCTCGCCCTGGTGCAGTGGCTGAGCTCGCCTGTGGATGGCGCGGAGTCCTGCTCGCTCCAGGCCCTGCAGCTGCTGAATGAGCTGCTGGAG GAGGCCTTGGGAGCAGAGagtgtgtctgaatgtgtgctgAGCTTCATAGAAATGTTGCTTCCCGTCCTGTTAGGGCTGCTGAGGGGCCTCAATCCTTCACAGGGAGACGCTCACATAAGAAAACACTGCCACCGCATCACACACGTCACCAGCCTGCTGCTCA TCCTGTGTGCTGAGGACTCTACCAGATGTTTGGTGTCTCGTCAGGTGAGCGCTCAGCTCTGCCTCTCGCAGGTTGAATCCCTCCTCACCTGTTGTCATAGCAACAGCCCCCTCATCTGCCATCCCCCTGGCTCTGACAACGATCTCAG TCAGGTGTGTGCAGAAGCTCTGCTGACGACTCTGGAGTTGATGAGCAAACTGAGACAACAGGTTAAGGACATGGAGACCAGCTTCTACAGGATGTTACAG GACCAGAGGATAGTGACCCCCCTCTCACTGGCCCTGACGTCCCAACACAGAGAGCGTGTGCAGACGGGACTCTCTCTGTTGTTTGAAGCCACACCTCTCCCCGACTTCCCCTCTCTGGT TCTGGGAGAAAGTATGGCTGCCAACAACGCCTATCGCCAGAGGGAGGCTGAGCTGTCTGTTAAACGCGTTGCAGTGCAGGAAGTCCCGCCTTTCAGCATACTGGACTGTTCCAGTGGTTCCAGCAGGAGCGTCCACAGTCTGGTTGACAAGATACAGAACGGCTTAGAG CTGCAGGAACAGGTGAAGGACTCGCATGTGTCGGAGATCATCGATGTTTATGAACAGAAGCTCTCTGCATTTGCG TCTAAGGAGAGTCGTCTGCAGGACTTGTTGGATGCGAAGGCTCTGGCTCTCTCTCAGGCCGACCGTCTCATCGCTCAGTACCGCTTCCAGCGAGCGCAAGCTGAGGctgag GCCTGTAAGCTGGGCTGCCTGCTAAAGGAGGCGGAGCGTCGTCGTGAGGATCTGCAGGGCGAGCTGAGCAGCCAGGTGCTGGAGGTGGAGCGCTCTAAGGCCGACATGGAGGAGCTGCTGCAGCACAACGCCCGGCTGCAGCAGGACTCCGAGGAACACCAGGCCCTGAAAGGAGTCTACAACAGCCTGCTCAACAG GTTCAATGAGAGCGAGCGGCTGCTGAAGGAGCTGCAGACGGCTCACATCTCGCTCACCAAACAGAACGACACTCTGAGGAAGAACCATGAAGCACTACAACTGCAGCACGAAAA gATGGCGTCGGTgttggaggagagagaggaggagatcaGATCCCTCCGTTCAGATCTACAGCAGAAGAACAGCGACATCGCAG GTCTGCGCGGGGAGCTGCGTGCCGAGGAGGAGAAGGTGAAGAAGAAGGATCAGGAGAAGAGAGAACTGGAGGAGACGGTAGATGTTTTGAGGAAGGAGCTGAACAAGACTGAGCAGGCCAGGAAGGATGCCAGCATTAAG GCGTCGTCCCTGGAGCTGCAGAAGAGTCAGCTGGAGACGAAGTTGAAGCAGAAGGAGGACGAGCTGAACAAACACTCCTCGATGATCGCCATGATCCACAGCCTCAGCAGCGGCAAGCTGAAGAGCGACGTCAACCTGTCGCTCTGA